A portion of the Pseudomonas sp. GR 6-02 genome contains these proteins:
- a CDS encoding methyl-accepting chemotaxis protein: protein MSAVLSLLQSRLLRPVFVTLGIALLVQVLVAVALTRSTVTALETDLGVRLGSDSQKLSGELEQAGREVTSSLDNLSSNTRQRLTAGLSSRLKDEQAQLRTTLEKDLKDSANDMAQLLASVAPRAMWDSDIPTLSEFARRAQRNPNVLFVVYDDATGQHLTRYLNRENAINKALLEKGQGERALDKVLDAAKSDPSVYYLEASISPNGVEIGKVLMGVSTASVETDLAALDKRFSALIASSDQLVGDSLKGAAADSATAMRGRLQSAQSTASEMKANTTGAVQEAAGALRWRIGMGLAVVGFGVLLLLAVVLGRRVVNRLKMLIVAMDDLAAGEGDLTKRVQINSQDEIGDMASAVNRFVDKLQPIVREAGDVAQRTGVEIGAMTLRNAGADAAAGMQRDEVAESLRALSQMADEAQSESHAMQAALQQVVGIRQATDENTRTSAKVGSLIEALAGQVDTGAKVIERLAQQSEQIEVVLTVIHGIAEQTNLLALNAAIEAARAGETGRGFAVVADEVRALASKTQSSTGDIQAHIVALQQGAREAVAAIGQAGRQASEGLLVLRDSARLQQSVQASVEQVHAAIGLATQAAAHQAQGAQAVRGRVETIHAQAEKAAQAVVETTASGKVLDGLAAQLKASLGQFRA from the coding sequence GTGTCGGCCGTTCTCTCACTGTTACAAAGCCGTTTGTTGCGGCCCGTGTTCGTTACCCTTGGTATCGCCCTTTTGGTGCAGGTGCTGGTGGCTGTCGCTCTGACCCGGAGCACGGTGACTGCGCTGGAAACCGATCTGGGCGTGCGCTTGGGCTCCGATAGCCAAAAGCTCTCCGGTGAGCTGGAGCAGGCGGGGCGTGAAGTCACGTCGAGCCTGGATAACCTGTCCAGCAATACCCGTCAGCGCCTGACCGCTGGGCTGTCTTCACGTTTGAAAGACGAGCAGGCTCAACTGCGTACGACGCTGGAGAAGGACCTGAAGGACTCGGCCAATGACATGGCGCAACTTCTGGCGTCGGTCGCACCCCGCGCCATGTGGGACAGCGACATTCCCACCCTGTCCGAATTCGCTCGCCGCGCCCAGCGCAATCCCAACGTGTTGTTCGTGGTCTATGACGACGCCACGGGCCAGCACCTGACGCGCTATCTCAACCGGGAGAACGCGATCAACAAGGCGCTTCTGGAGAAAGGCCAGGGCGAGCGGGCGTTGGACAAGGTGCTGGACGCAGCGAAGAGCGATCCGTCGGTCTACTACCTCGAAGCCTCGATCAGTCCCAATGGCGTGGAAATCGGCAAAGTCTTGATGGGGGTCTCAACTGCCTCTGTGGAAACCGATCTGGCGGCGCTGGACAAGCGCTTCTCGGCGCTGATCGCCAGCAGCGATCAATTGGTGGGTGACAGCCTCAAAGGTGCGGCGGCCGACAGCGCAACGGCGATGCGCGGACGTCTGCAATCGGCGCAGTCCACTGCTTCTGAAATGAAAGCCAACACCACGGGCGCTGTACAGGAAGCCGCAGGGGCTTTGCGCTGGCGCATCGGCATGGGCCTGGCGGTGGTGGGTTTCGGTGTGCTGCTGTTACTGGCGGTGGTGCTGGGGCGTCGAGTGGTCAATCGCCTGAAAATGCTCATTGTCGCGATGGATGACTTGGCGGCAGGCGAGGGCGACCTGACCAAGCGCGTGCAGATCAACAGCCAGGACGAGATCGGCGACATGGCCTCGGCGGTCAATCGCTTTGTGGATAAATTACAGCCGATCGTGCGTGAGGCGGGCGATGTGGCCCAGCGTACCGGTGTGGAAATCGGCGCCATGACTTTGCGTAATGCTGGTGCCGATGCGGCGGCTGGCATGCAGCGCGATGAAGTGGCCGAAAGCCTGCGCGCGTTGTCGCAAATGGCTGACGAGGCTCAGTCTGAAAGCCACGCCATGCAGGCCGCTTTGCAGCAGGTGGTGGGCATTCGTCAGGCCACGGATGAGAACACCCGGACTTCGGCGAAGGTCGGTAGTCTCATCGAGGCATTGGCCGGACAGGTCGACACCGGCGCGAAAGTCATCGAGCGCCTGGCGCAACAGAGTGAGCAGATTGAAGTGGTGCTGACGGTGATTCACGGGATCGCCGAACAAACCAACTTGCTGGCACTGAATGCGGCGATTGAAGCGGCGCGTGCCGGCGAGACCGGTCGCGGGTTTGCTGTGGTGGCGGACGAGGTGCGGGCTCTGGCGAGCAAGACCCAGAGCTCCACCGGTGACATTCAGGCGCACATCGTTGCACTGCAGCAGGGCGCGCGTGAGGCCGTCGCGGCAATCGGGCAGGCTGGGCGTCAGGCCAGCGAAGGCCTGCTGGTGTTGCGCGATAGCGCGCGGTTGCAACAGTCGGTGCAGGCGTCGGTCGAGCAGGTGCATGCGGCGATCGGCCTGGCGACCCAGGCCGCGGCGCATCAGGCGCAAGGTGCGCAGGCCGTGCGTGGGCGGGTTGAGACCATCCATGCTCAAGCTGAGAAGGCGGCTCAGGCGGTCGTGGAGACCACGGCCAGCGGCAAGGTGCTGGATGGGTTGGCGGCGCAGTTGAAGGCGAGCCTGGGGCAGTTCAGGGCTTAG